A window from Flavobacterium gyeonganense encodes these proteins:
- a CDS encoding DUF6597 domain-containing transcriptional factor, translating to MIYKEFQPDVALSDFVKNYWWFDNSSDQKLDFTILPDGCFDLIVSFNNHQQEEISLTGLWTKQVEISIDPNVQLFGIRFKLLAADYIVQQSVASFCDSEEIKESNFWELDTTLFEDLESVTYKLDKRMLSILNGQKRIDSRKQKLFSLLYQTNGEQTVEDYSKQVFWTSRQINRYFKSRFGVSLKSYCKILKCYASYKHIKKGKLYPERNYFDQSHFIKDLKKVTGNNPTELFENKNDRFLQLTTISEK from the coding sequence ATGATTTATAAAGAATTTCAACCAGATGTAGCTTTAAGTGATTTTGTTAAGAACTATTGGTGGTTCGATAATTCATCAGATCAGAAACTTGATTTTACTATTCTGCCGGACGGCTGTTTTGATTTGATTGTATCATTTAATAACCATCAGCAGGAAGAAATTTCATTAACCGGATTGTGGACCAAACAAGTAGAAATATCCATTGATCCCAATGTTCAGCTTTTCGGAATTCGTTTTAAGTTATTGGCGGCTGACTATATTGTACAGCAAAGTGTTGCATCATTTTGTGATAGTGAAGAAATAAAAGAAAGCAATTTTTGGGAATTAGATACAACTTTATTTGAAGATTTGGAAAGTGTAACATATAAATTGGATAAAAGAATGCTTTCGATTTTAAATGGTCAGAAAAGAATTGATAGTAGAAAGCAAAAGCTTTTCTCTCTATTATATCAAACAAATGGTGAACAGACAGTTGAAGATTATTCAAAACAGGTTTTTTGGACGAGCCGGCAAATTAATCGCTATTTTAAAAGCAGATTTGGTGTTTCTCTAAAGTCCTATTGTAAAATTTTAAAATGTTATGCTTCTTACAAACATATCAAGAAGGGAAAGCTTTACCCTGAACGTAATTATTTTGATCAGTCACATTTTATAAAAGACCTGAAAAAAGTAACAGGGAATAACCCAACTGAATTGTTTGAGAATAAAAACGACCGATTTTTACAATTGACAACGATAAGTGAAAAGTAG